Proteins from one Loktanella sp. M215 genomic window:
- a CDS encoding NAD(P)-dependent oxidoreductase, translating to MGIKTDAAKVAQDKLSVGWIGAGKMGAPMIRNLLAQGIPVTVTDPVTAVVADLASAGATPAADMAAQAGSDIVFATLPNDAVLRAVVMGTAAEPGLAASLRPGAILVEMSTVSPECSAEVAVALENKGISYLRAPLSGSTALAETAALTILASGDKAAWDTVQPYLAHLSARRFYLGAGEEARFMKLVINTLVGATAAIIAEALALGESGGLTRADMMQVIGESAVASPLLAYKTATIVADDFTPAFSVDQMIKDFTLIADAARAGDAPQHIIGLILQQYRDAAAAGLNDADFFALVKWRGGAAQS from the coding sequence GTGGGGATCAAAACGGACGCCGCAAAGGTGGCGCAGGACAAACTGTCGGTGGGATGGATCGGCGCGGGCAAGATGGGGGCGCCGATGATCCGCAATTTGCTGGCGCAGGGCATTCCGGTCACCGTGACCGATCCTGTCACCGCTGTGGTCGCGGACCTTGCCAGCGCAGGGGCGACCCCCGCGGCGGACATGGCCGCACAGGCCGGCAGTGACATTGTCTTTGCGACCCTGCCCAACGACGCGGTCCTGCGTGCCGTCGTCATGGGCACCGCGGCGGAACCGGGTCTTGCCGCCAGCCTGCGCCCCGGCGCCATCCTTGTCGAAATGAGCACGGTCTCTCCGGAGTGTTCGGCCGAGGTCGCGGTAGCCCTGGAAAACAAAGGGATAAGCTATCTGCGCGCACCGCTGTCGGGCAGCACCGCGCTGGCCGAAACGGCGGCGCTGACGATCCTCGCCTCAGGTGACAAGGCTGCGTGGGACACCGTTCAGCCCTATCTTGCACATCTGTCAGCCCGCCGCTTCTATCTGGGCGCGGGCGAGGAAGCGCGGTTCATGAAACTGGTGATCAACACGCTGGTCGGTGCCACAGCGGCCATCATTGCCGAGGCGCTGGCCCTTGGCGAAAGCGGCGGCCTGACCCGCGCCGACATGATGCAGGTCATCGGTGAAAGCGCCGTCGCCTCGCCGCTGTTGGCCTACAAGACCGCCACCATCGTGGCCGACGATTTCACCCCTGCGTTTTCCGTCGATCAGATGATCAAAGATTTCACTCTGATTGCCGACGCTGCCCGCGCCGGCGACGCGCCGCAGCACATCATCGGGCTGATCCTGCAACAATACCGTGATGCGGCGGCTGCCGGGTTGAATGACGCTGATTTCTTCGCTTTGGTGAAATGGCGCGGAGGCGCGGCGCAATCGTAA
- a CDS encoding ABC transporter substrate-binding protein: MDQQTILAAPKAELTSHELSRIVDFLRKLRAPFDDGLPDAKPDVFWNVVLELVDAHLRDRPIDKSGLITLARVPYSTGNRMVTKMIADNLIQTVPRGQGLKTHFLRPSERLLTAFMDYANHVKAHLAKTFGLRKGSEANEYYFGGSYFASQIISPVQTHDIGGSVPSDIRFLLNDDNYFASMRNMWSDFRNDLGRKSSFDLQRLPELYTNALAVGQSRAPAYDVVSVNMPWLGEFAEKGLLAPLDDLLTDAAINALDFHPSVWGTGNWNGTQYGIPLYCTIEILAARRDLFEEKGLTYPKTFDDTIRAARELHRPASEFYGIAWNGQRGMPIANSFMFFLAACQKTIIDMPLHNQDSWRFDRFERLKLQIDSDASLEVIDYMKQLAEVSPPDIANMDWEKRIACFMSGQAGMAYCWTMRAARFEHELSSRVARRVAYLSPPARRLGKIAAPIGGFLMTIPAHVNPARQKQIINAIAWMVSPEAMKAHVKNGFPVAPRFSVCADPEALASSPIVRMVDQMARRNELVTWSRPPVPQFNLIERTLGREIHDAVFHGKSPKQAIRDAENEILRSLA, from the coding sequence ATGGATCAGCAAACTATCCTAGCCGCGCCCAAGGCCGAATTGACCAGCCACGAGCTGTCGCGGATCGTCGATTTCCTGCGCAAGCTGCGTGCCCCGTTCGACGACGGGCTGCCTGACGCCAAACCGGACGTCTTCTGGAACGTCGTGCTGGAACTGGTCGATGCCCACCTGCGCGACCGCCCCATCGACAAATCCGGGCTGATCACGCTGGCCCGTGTGCCCTACAGCACTGGCAACCGCATGGTCACCAAGATGATCGCGGACAACCTGATCCAGACCGTGCCGCGCGGCCAAGGGCTCAAGACGCATTTCCTGCGACCGTCTGAACGCTTGCTGACCGCCTTCATGGACTACGCAAATCACGTCAAGGCGCATCTGGCCAAGACCTTTGGCCTGCGCAAGGGGTCGGAGGCGAACGAATATTACTTCGGCGGCAGCTACTTTGCCTCTCAGATCATCTCTCCGGTGCAGACCCACGACATCGGCGGCAGCGTACCCAGCGACATCCGCTTTCTGCTCAATGACGACAACTACTTCGCCTCGATGCGGAACATGTGGTCGGATTTCCGCAACGACCTTGGCCGCAAAAGCAGTTTCGACCTGCAACGCCTGCCCGAGCTTTACACCAACGCGCTGGCCGTCGGGCAAAGCCGGGCGCCCGCCTATGACGTCGTATCGGTCAACATGCCCTGGCTGGGCGAATTCGCCGAAAAGGGACTGCTTGCGCCGCTGGACGACCTGCTGACCGATGCGGCGATCAACGCGCTGGACTTTCACCCGTCGGTCTGGGGCACCGGCAACTGGAACGGCACACAATACGGCATCCCGCTCTATTGCACGATCGAGATCCTGGCCGCCCGCCGGGACCTGTTCGAGGAAAAGGGGCTGACCTACCCCAAGACCTTTGACGACACGATCCGCGCCGCGCGCGAGCTGCACCGTCCGGCGTCGGAATTCTACGGCATCGCCTGGAACGGCCAGCGCGGCATGCCGATCGCCAATTCCTTCATGTTCTTTCTGGCGGCCTGTCAGAAAACCATCATCGACATGCCGCTGCACAATCAGGACAGCTGGCGCTTTGACCGGTTCGAACGGCTGAAGCTGCAGATCGATAGCGATGCCTCTCTCGAAGTCATCGACTACATGAAGCAGTTGGCCGAGGTGTCGCCGCCCGACATCGCCAACATGGATTGGGAAAAACGGATCGCCTGCTTCATGTCCGGTCAGGCGGGCATGGCCTATTGCTGGACGATGCGCGCGGCCCGGTTCGAACACGAACTCAGTTCCCGCGTGGCGCGGCGCGTGGCCTACCTGTCGCCCCCCGCCCGCAGACTGGGCAAGATCGCGGCCCCCATCGGCGGGTTCCTGATGACAATTCCGGCGCATGTGAACCCCGCGCGGCAAAAGCAGATCATCAACGCGATCGCCTGGATGGTGTCGCCAGAGGCGATGAAGGCCCACGTCAAGAACGGCTTTCCCGTCGCCCCCCGCTTTTCCGTCTGCGCCGATCCAGAGGCGCTGGCGTCGTCCCCCATCGTGCGCATGGTCGACCAGATGGCACGCCGAAATGAACTGGTCACGTGGTCCCGGCCGCCCGTCCCACAATTCAACCTCATCGAACGGACACTGGGACGCGAAATCCACGATGCTGTCTTCCATGGGAAATCGCCGAAACAGGCGATCCGGGATGCCGAAAACGAGATCCTTCGAAGTCTGGCCTGA
- a CDS encoding amidase, whose product MTSRDLHFMGLLDIARQITSGETTSLKVTRAMLDRIEKVDRNFESYIHVCKDRALQQAQAADDEIAKGLHKGPLHGVPIAVKDLCYTTYAPTRAGTMIHKNFAAPYNATVVDRLETAGAVILGKLTMTEGAYTSHHPDIPLPPNPWSADHWVGSSSTGSGVATSAGLCFASLGSDTGGSIRYPSATCGLTGIKPTWGRVSRHGVFALADSLDHIGPMARSAGDCAAVLQVIAGWDHSDPTSIDAAVPDYLAELGKGARDMRIGVDRAYAMDGIDPQVSDALENAIAVFETLGARIIDVTMPPYTALADAWIRMCAIETAVAHADTYPAQADAYGPDLIQLIEEGRSATGMDAAHGHHLRIAFTQALATMFGTVDCMLCPTMPTPTPSLSAMATYGEDPSVLSEIMRFTAPFDFSGSPTITLPNGIDSAGLPLSMQIVGPHLGEAVIIRAADAYQNATAWHTLEPPMT is encoded by the coding sequence ATGACGTCACGGGATCTGCATTTCATGGGATTGCTGGATATTGCCCGCCAGATCACGTCGGGCGAAACGACGTCGCTGAAGGTCACCCGCGCGATGTTGGACCGGATCGAAAAGGTCGATCGAAACTTCGAAAGCTACATCCATGTGTGCAAGGATCGCGCCTTGCAACAGGCGCAGGCCGCTGACGACGAGATAGCCAAGGGATTGCACAAGGGGCCGCTGCATGGCGTCCCGATCGCGGTCAAGGATCTTTGCTACACCACCTATGCGCCCACCCGGGCAGGCACGATGATCCACAAGAATTTCGCCGCACCCTACAACGCGACGGTCGTTGACAGGCTGGAAACGGCGGGCGCGGTGATCCTTGGCAAGCTGACGATGACCGAAGGCGCCTATACCAGCCATCACCCCGACATCCCCCTGCCACCGAACCCGTGGAGCGCGGATCACTGGGTCGGCTCGTCATCGACCGGATCGGGCGTTGCAACCTCTGCGGGATTATGCTTCGCCTCACTGGGCAGCGATACGGGGGGATCAATCCGCTATCCCAGTGCCACCTGTGGCCTGACCGGTATCAAGCCAACCTGGGGTCGGGTCAGTCGGCACGGCGTCTTTGCGCTGGCGGATTCGCTGGATCATATCGGCCCGATGGCACGGTCAGCGGGCGACTGTGCTGCCGTTCTGCAGGTCATTGCGGGCTGGGACCACAGCGATCCGACGTCCATCGACGCTGCCGTGCCGGACTACCTTGCCGAACTGGGCAAAGGCGCACGTGACATGCGTATCGGGGTCGACCGGGCCTATGCCATGGACGGGATCGACCCGCAGGTCTCGGATGCGCTGGAAAACGCCATCGCGGTCTTCGAAACGCTCGGCGCGCGCATCATCGACGTAACCATGCCACCGTACACGGCCCTTGCGGACGCGTGGATCCGCATGTGCGCCATCGAAACCGCCGTGGCCCACGCCGACACCTATCCGGCGCAGGCCGATGCCTACGGCCCCGACCTGATCCAGCTGATCGAGGAGGGCCGCAGCGCCACCGGGATGGATGCAGCACACGGTCACCACCTGCGCATCGCATTCACGCAGGCGCTGGCGACGATGTTCGGCACCGTCGACTGCATGCTGTGCCCCACAATGCCGACACCGACACCCAGCCTGTCCGCCATGGCGACATACGGTGAAGATCCCAGCGTCCTGAGTGAGATCATGCGCTTTACCGCGCCGTTCGATTTTTCCGGCTCTCCGACGATCACGCTGCCCAACGGGATCGACAGCGCGGGTCTGCCGCTTAGCATGCAAATCGTCGGACCCCATCTTGGAGAGGCCGTGATCATCCGCGCGGCAGACGCCTATCAGAACGCGACGGCGTGGCACACGCTCGAACCACCGATGACCTGA
- a CDS encoding acetamidase/formamidase family protein, which translates to MAWTDHSFMARNAVAKGKAGQHHTLTEEEQGEYHYVYGPYATPVLTIAPGDVVAVETLDAFGGAIKTEDDLPSKVLKFPYVNPQNGPIAVTGAQKGDVLAVHIHAVLPRGPQPAGTTALIPGFGALVADPNLFLNPHITERVKKMEVTPEGGVKFSDRITLPYEPFVGTMGVSPQLEAVSSLQPDYWGGNMDCPDVAPGAIIYFPVQRDEAHFFIGDCHGRQGDGELCGVAVEIAATVTVQIDLIKSWSIPGVRIETEDFIMSLGSARPMEDAARMAYRDLVRWLVEDYGFEESEAYFLATQAGKMRVGNMVDPKYTMGASMLKSYIS; encoded by the coding sequence ATGGCTTGGACGGATCACTCTTTCATGGCCCGCAATGCGGTAGCAAAGGGCAAGGCGGGTCAGCATCACACGCTGACAGAAGAAGAGCAGGGCGAATACCACTACGTCTACGGCCCCTACGCCACACCGGTTCTGACCATCGCGCCCGGTGACGTGGTCGCGGTCGAAACGCTGGATGCCTTCGGTGGTGCCATCAAGACCGAAGACGACCTGCCCAGCAAGGTGCTGAAATTTCCCTATGTGAATCCGCAGAACGGACCCATTGCGGTCACGGGGGCGCAGAAGGGCGATGTGCTGGCCGTGCATATCCACGCCGTATTGCCACGCGGGCCACAACCGGCGGGTACGACCGCGCTGATCCCCGGCTTTGGCGCGCTGGTGGCGGACCCCAACCTGTTTTTGAACCCGCACATCACCGAACGCGTCAAGAAGATGGAGGTGACGCCCGAAGGGGGCGTCAAATTCTCCGACCGAATCACTCTGCCTTACGAACCATTCGTGGGCACCATGGGCGTCAGCCCGCAACTGGAGGCCGTCAGTTCACTGCAACCCGATTACTGGGGCGGCAACATGGATTGCCCTGACGTGGCCCCCGGCGCGATCATCTATTTCCCGGTGCAGCGCGACGAGGCACATTTCTTCATCGGCGATTGCCACGGGCGGCAGGGCGACGGGGAACTGTGCGGCGTGGCCGTCGAAATCGCAGCAACGGTGACGGTGCAGATCGACCTGATCAAGAGCTGGTCCATCCCCGGCGTGCGGATCGAGACCGAGGATTTCATCATGTCGCTCGGCAGTGCCCGCCCGATGGAGGACGCGGCCCGCATGGCCTACCGCGATTTGGTGCGCTGGCTGGTCGAAGATTACGGCTTCGAGGAGAGCGAGGCCTATTTCCTCGCGACCCAAGCCGGAAAGATGCGGGTCGGGAACATGGTCGATCCCAAATACACCATGGGCGCGTCGATGCTCAAATCATACATCAGCTAG
- a CDS encoding SDR family NAD(P)-dependent oxidoreductase encodes MDLGLKGLRVLITGGTKGIGRHCAEIFADEGASVAVCARDSAGVAKTVEALKAKGITAIGRGVDVADQHALKSWVTDSAASLGGIDMVVANVSALAVADDEAAWQAGFGVDMMHSVRLVNAAMPFLEKSQAASITLISSVSGREIDFTGPAYGAFKAALVHYAQGLALQLAPKGIRANTVSPGNTYFQGGIWENIEQNNPDLFAEALGMNPMGRMAKPEEIARGVVFLASPASSFTSGTNLVIDGALTKGVQL; translated from the coding sequence ATGGATCTGGGACTGAAGGGACTGCGCGTACTGATCACAGGCGGCACCAAGGGCATCGGCCGCCACTGCGCCGAAATCTTTGCCGATGAAGGCGCAAGTGTCGCCGTCTGCGCGCGCGACAGTGCTGGCGTGGCCAAAACGGTCGAGGCTCTCAAGGCGAAGGGGATTACTGCCATCGGACGCGGCGTCGATGTGGCAGACCAGCACGCCCTGAAATCCTGGGTCACCGACAGCGCCGCCAGCCTGGGCGGCATTGACATGGTGGTTGCGAACGTATCCGCCCTCGCCGTGGCCGACGACGAAGCGGCATGGCAAGCCGGGTTCGGCGTGGACATGATGCACTCGGTCCGGCTGGTGAATGCCGCGATGCCGTTTCTGGAAAAGTCGCAGGCAGCGTCGATCACGCTGATCTCTTCCGTGTCGGGGCGCGAAATCGATTTCACCGGTCCGGCCTACGGCGCGTTCAAGGCCGCATTGGTGCATTATGCGCAGGGCCTTGCGCTGCAACTGGCGCCGAAAGGCATCCGCGCCAACACGGTCTCACCGGGAAACACCTACTTTCAGGGCGGCATCTGGGAGAATATCGAACAGAACAACCCCGACCTCTTTGCCGAAGCCCTTGGCATGAATCCGATGGGCCGCATGGCCAAACCGGAGGAGATCGCGCGTGGCGTCGTTTTTCTGGCAAGCCCCGCATCAAGTTTCACCAGCGGGACGAACCTCGTGATCGACGGTGCGCTGACGAAGGGCGTGCAGCTTTAG
- a CDS encoding putative quinol monooxygenase: protein MHSLTAIIRARKADVATVRAALLNVGAYARDHEQGTVAFHVAQDPEDPCLFTTYERFTDKAAMQRHNDGPGSQGFFAAAGALLDGQVTVVMAEEIWPDAGA, encoded by the coding sequence ATGCACAGCCTGACCGCGATCATCCGTGCCCGCAAAGCCGATGTGGCGACGGTGCGGGCCGCACTGCTGAACGTGGGCGCCTACGCCCGCGATCATGAACAGGGCACCGTCGCGTTTCACGTGGCCCAGGACCCGGAAGACCCCTGCCTGTTCACCACCTACGAGCGGTTCACGGACAAGGCCGCCATGCAGCGGCACAATGACGGTCCCGGATCACAAGGGTTCTTTGCCGCGGCCGGGGCATTGCTGGACGGTCAGGTAACCGTTGTCATGGCCGAGGAAATCTGGCCCGACGCGGGCGCCTAA
- a CDS encoding AMP-binding protein — MDAICAGLKPDDAINIQFTSGTTGRPKGATLSHRSILNNAISTARAMRLSPQDALCIPVPLYHCFGMVLGNLAAVAYGAKMVFPGEGFDPLATLQAIEAEGCTAVHGVPTMFAAMLDHPQFDSFDLRSLRTGIMAGSLCPAPLMRRVMQDMHCRDITICYGMTETSPVSFQTAPDDPVALRAETVGRVQPHVECKVVDDAGQTLPVGQPGQLLTRGYLVMKGYWNDPAFTAEAIRDGWMHTGDIATIDADGFARITGRAGDMLIRGGENIYPVEIEDLLLGHPDIAQAQVFGLPDARLGEDVAAWIILRPGASLTAEALRDWCRDRIARFKIPRHVRFVTDMPLTATGKPQKFKMRDAMCKDLGIASPT, encoded by the coding sequence CTGGATGCCATCTGCGCGGGGCTGAAGCCGGATGATGCAATCAATATCCAGTTCACCTCCGGCACGACGGGACGTCCCAAGGGCGCGACGCTCAGTCACCGCAGCATCCTCAACAATGCCATTTCGACGGCGCGGGCAATGCGACTATCGCCGCAGGATGCGCTGTGCATTCCTGTGCCGCTCTATCATTGCTTCGGGATGGTTCTGGGTAATCTGGCGGCGGTGGCCTACGGTGCCAAGATGGTGTTCCCGGGCGAGGGGTTCGATCCTCTGGCGACGCTGCAGGCGATCGAGGCCGAAGGCTGCACGGCCGTCCACGGCGTGCCGACGATGTTCGCCGCAATGCTGGATCATCCGCAATTCGACAGCTTTGACCTGCGCAGCCTTCGGACGGGGATCATGGCTGGATCGCTGTGTCCCGCGCCGCTGATGCGTCGCGTGATGCAGGACATGCATTGCCGCGACATCACCATCTGTTACGGTATGACCGAAACCAGCCCGGTGTCGTTCCAGACCGCTCCGGACGATCCCGTGGCCCTGCGGGCCGAAACCGTCGGGCGGGTGCAGCCGCATGTCGAATGCAAGGTGGTGGACGACGCGGGCCAGACGCTGCCGGTGGGACAACCGGGTCAATTGCTGACGCGCGGGTATCTGGTGATGAAGGGCTACTGGAACGACCCGGCCTTCACGGCAGAGGCGATCCGGGACGGCTGGATGCACACCGGCGACATCGCGACCATCGACGCCGACGGTTTCGCCCGCATCACGGGACGCGCGGGCGACATGCTGATCCGGGGCGGCGAGAACATCTATCCGGTCGAGATCGAGGATCTTCTGCTGGGCCATCCCGACATCGCGCAGGCGCAGGTCTTCGGTCTGCCCGATGCCCGGCTGGGCGAGGATGTCGCGGCGTGGATCATCCTGCGCCCCGGCGCGTCCCTGACCGCCGAGGCGCTGCGCGACTGGTGCCGCGACCGGATCGCCCGGTTCAAGATCCCGCGCCACGTCCGTTTTGTGACGGACATGCCGCTGACGGCCACCGGCAAGCCGCAGAAGTTCAAGATGCGCGATGCGATGTGCAAGGACCTTGGCATCGCATCCCCGACCTGA
- a CDS encoding AMP-binding protein has protein sequence MTRPIDGQSHVRGSTARPLIDATIPGFLAEVRKRHGDRTAAVFCQTKERWTYDDLARRVDRLAAGLLAIGAYKGDRIGIWSPNRPEWVLAQFATARIGATLVNINPAYQTTELEYALRHVGVSTLIMAPGFRDNDYLAKLRDLAPELAQAQPGQLRSVRLPDLRRVVQLGANPMPGALSFDAVMARGGQGPSPGWMPSARG, from the coding sequence ATGACAAGACCGATCGACGGGCAATCCCACGTCAGGGGCAGCACAGCGCGCCCGCTGATCGACGCCACGATCCCCGGCTTTCTGGCCGAGGTCCGCAAGCGGCACGGCGACCGGACGGCAGCCGTGTTTTGCCAGACGAAAGAGCGCTGGACCTATGACGATCTGGCGCGGCGGGTGGATCGCCTGGCGGCGGGGTTGCTGGCCATCGGGGCCTACAAGGGCGATCGGATCGGCATCTGGTCCCCCAACCGGCCTGAATGGGTGCTGGCCCAATTCGCCACGGCGCGGATCGGGGCAACCCTTGTCAACATCAACCCGGCCTATCAGACGACCGAGCTTGAATACGCGTTGCGGCATGTCGGTGTCAGCACGCTGATCATGGCCCCTGGATTTCGCGACAACGATTATCTGGCTAAGTTGCGTGATCTTGCGCCGGAACTGGCGCAGGCGCAGCCGGGACAATTGCGCAGTGTCAGGCTGCCCGATCTGCGCCGCGTGGTGCAATTGGGTGCAAATCCGATGCCCGGCGCGCTGTCCTTTGACGCGGTCATGGCGCGCGGCGGGCAGGGCCCAAGTCCCGGCTGGATGCCATCTGCGCGGGGCTGA